From the genome of Actinacidiphila yeochonensis CN732, one region includes:
- a CDS encoding epoxide hydrolase family protein: MQPFRIDIPETELEDLRRRLAATRWPELSPGMGWERGVPLDYLRDLVSYWQTGFDWRAAEARLNSFPQFRVEIAGTPIHFLHVRSPEPDATPMIVTHGWPGSFVEFTELIGPLTDPRAHGGDPSQAFHLVIPSLPGFGFSNPVADRGWSFFRVAGAWAELMGRLGYDRYLIQGADLGTWVGSIQAGLDIEHVAGLHLNFLITPPSPDPADLVGLSEVELRRLGLLSLFADDGSGYMKIQATRPQTLAYGLTDSPVGQLAWMVEKFMEWTDSEKSPEDAVDRDQLLTNATLYWLTRSGASSAHFYYDNAPLLPTAPNMPPPPPVLPVPFGVSVFPRDPAQPIRRFAERTFPNIVQWSEHDRGGHFAAMEQPELLTADLRSFAAAVRALNPVSE, encoded by the coding sequence ATGCAACCCTTCCGTATCGACATCCCCGAGACCGAACTCGAGGACCTGCGCCGGCGGCTGGCCGCCACCCGCTGGCCCGAGCTGTCCCCCGGCATGGGCTGGGAGCGCGGCGTGCCGCTGGACTACCTGCGCGACCTCGTGTCGTACTGGCAGACCGGGTTCGACTGGCGGGCGGCGGAGGCCAGGCTCAACTCCTTCCCGCAGTTCCGCGTCGAGATCGCCGGCACCCCGATCCACTTCCTGCACGTGCGCTCCCCCGAGCCGGACGCGACCCCGATGATCGTGACGCACGGCTGGCCCGGCTCCTTCGTCGAGTTCACCGAGCTGATCGGGCCGCTGACCGATCCCCGCGCGCACGGCGGCGATCCGTCGCAGGCCTTCCACCTGGTCATTCCGAGCCTGCCGGGCTTCGGCTTCTCCAACCCGGTCGCCGACCGCGGCTGGAGCTTCTTCCGGGTGGCCGGCGCCTGGGCCGAGCTGATGGGCCGTCTCGGCTACGACCGGTACCTGATCCAGGGGGCGGACCTGGGCACGTGGGTCGGTTCGATCCAGGCCGGCCTGGACATCGAGCACGTGGCTGGGCTGCATCTCAACTTCCTCATCACGCCGCCGAGTCCGGACCCGGCGGACCTGGTCGGGCTGAGCGAGGTCGAACTCCGCCGGCTCGGGCTGCTGTCGCTCTTCGCCGACGACGGCTCCGGCTACATGAAGATCCAGGCGACCCGGCCGCAGACCCTGGCCTACGGCCTGACCGACTCCCCCGTGGGGCAGTTGGCCTGGATGGTGGAGAAGTTCATGGAGTGGACCGACTCGGAGAAGTCCCCCGAGGACGCGGTCGACCGCGACCAGCTGCTCACCAACGCCACCCTCTACTGGCTGACCCGCAGCGGGGCCTCGTCCGCGCACTTCTACTACGACAACGCGCCGCTGCTGCCCACGGCTCCGAACATGCCCCCGCCGCCGCCCGTGCTGCCGGTGCCGTTCGGCGTCTCGGTCTTCCCGCGCGACCCCGCCCAGCCGATCCGCCGCTTCGCCGAACGGACCTTCCCGAACATCGTGCAGTGGTCCGAGCACGACCGCGGCGGCCACTTCGCCGCTATGGAACAGCCCGAACTGCTCACCGCCGATCTGCGCTCCTTCGCCGCGGCTGTGCGCGCCCTGAACCCGGTTTCCGAGTGA
- a CDS encoding arginine repressor has translation MTEPHSNGGGPSVPQTRTARHRRIVDILGRQPVRSQSQLARLLADDGLSVTQATLSRDLDELGAVKIRTNDGELIYAVPSEGGFRTPQAPLGESVKEERMRRLAGELLISAEASANLVVVRTPPGAAQFLASAIDQAEVYDILGTLAGDDTLVLISRDPAGGQKVADHLLRLAQGDV, from the coding sequence ATGACCGAGCCGCACTCGAACGGCGGGGGCCCGTCCGTGCCCCAGACCCGTACCGCCCGGCACCGCAGGATTGTCGACATCCTGGGACGGCAGCCGGTCCGGTCGCAGAGCCAGCTCGCCCGGCTCCTCGCCGACGACGGGCTGAGCGTCACCCAGGCGACGCTCAGCCGGGACCTCGACGAGCTCGGCGCGGTCAAGATCCGCACCAACGACGGCGAACTGATCTACGCGGTGCCCTCCGAGGGCGGCTTCCGCACCCCGCAGGCGCCGCTGGGCGAGTCGGTCAAGGAGGAGCGGATGCGGCGGCTCGCGGGGGAGCTGCTGATCTCCGCGGAGGCGTCGGCGAACCTCGTGGTGGTGCGCACCCCGCCGGGCGCGGCGCAGTTCCTGGCCTCCGCCATCGACCAGGCCGAGGTGTACGACATCCTCGGCACCCTGGCCGGCGACGACACCCTGGTGCTCATCAGCCGCGACCCGGCCGGCGGCCAGAAGGTCGCCGACCACCTGCTCCGGCTGGCCCAGGGCGACGTCTGA
- a CDS encoding YciI family protein, with product MAHYLLLINDNEADGEAADEAAIRARDDAHDRWRAEHKDVLVYTAHLRPSSTATTVREDVRGGFLVTDGPYAETKEALGGFYVIDVPDLDAALAAARRLPYFGRVGDAAVEVRPMFFAG from the coding sequence ATGGCGCACTACCTGTTGCTGATCAACGACAACGAGGCGGACGGGGAGGCGGCGGACGAGGCGGCCATCCGGGCCAGGGACGACGCGCACGACCGCTGGCGCGCCGAGCACAAGGACGTCCTGGTGTACACCGCGCACCTGCGGCCGAGTTCGACCGCGACGACGGTCCGCGAGGACGTCCGCGGCGGCTTCCTGGTGACCGACGGGCCGTACGCGGAGACCAAGGAGGCGCTGGGCGGCTTCTACGTCATCGACGTGCCGGACCTGGACGCGGCGCTCGCCGCGGCCCGGCGACTTCCGTACTTCGGCAGGGTGGGTGACGCCGCGGTCGAGGTGCGGCCCATGTTCTTCGCCGGCTGA
- the argJ gene encoding bifunctional glutamate N-acetyltransferase/amino-acid acetyltransferase ArgJ produces MSVTAAKGFTAAGVAAGIKSSGNPDLALVVNTGPRSAAAGVTTSNRVKAAPVLWTDQVLKGGAVTAVVLNSGGANACTGPAGFQDTHATAERVAEVLGHSAAEVAVASTGLIGVRLPMDKLLPGIGLAAAELSEHGGEKAAIAIKTTDTVHKTAVRTSPAGWTVGGMAKGAGMLAPGLATMLVVVTTDADVDSAVLDKALREATRVTFDRVDSDGCMSTNDTVLLLASGASGTVPEYDEFAAAVREVCADLGRQLIGDAEGASKDIAIEVVNAATEDDAVLVARTVSRSNLLKCAIHGEDPNWGRVLSAVGTTSAAFEPDELNVAINGVWVCRNGSVGEDRDLVDMRFREVSITVDLAAGTESAVVWTNDLTADYVHENSAYSS; encoded by the coding sequence TTGAGTGTCACGGCAGCTAAGGGGTTCACGGCGGCCGGAGTCGCCGCCGGGATCAAGAGCAGCGGCAACCCCGACCTCGCCCTGGTGGTCAACACCGGGCCGCGCAGCGCAGCCGCCGGCGTGACGACCTCCAACCGCGTCAAGGCCGCGCCCGTGCTGTGGACCGACCAGGTCCTCAAGGGCGGCGCGGTGACCGCGGTGGTGCTCAACTCCGGCGGCGCCAACGCCTGCACCGGCCCGGCCGGCTTCCAGGACACGCACGCCACCGCCGAACGGGTCGCCGAGGTGCTGGGCCACAGCGCCGCCGAGGTCGCGGTGGCCTCCACCGGCCTCATCGGCGTGCGGCTGCCGATGGACAAGCTGCTGCCGGGCATCGGGCTGGCCGCGGCGGAGCTGTCCGAGCACGGCGGCGAGAAGGCCGCCATCGCCATCAAGACCACCGACACCGTCCACAAGACGGCGGTGCGCACCAGCCCCGCCGGCTGGACCGTCGGCGGCATGGCCAAGGGCGCGGGCATGCTCGCGCCGGGCCTGGCCACCATGCTCGTGGTGGTCACCACCGACGCCGACGTGGACTCCGCCGTCCTGGACAAGGCGCTGCGCGAGGCCACCCGGGTCACCTTCGACCGGGTCGACTCCGACGGCTGCATGTCCACCAACGACACCGTGCTGCTGCTGGCCTCCGGCGCTTCGGGAACGGTCCCGGAGTACGACGAGTTCGCCGCGGCCGTGCGGGAGGTCTGCGCCGACCTGGGCCGGCAGCTGATCGGCGACGCCGAGGGGGCCAGCAAGGACATCGCCATCGAGGTGGTCAACGCCGCCACCGAGGACGACGCCGTCCTGGTCGCCCGCACCGTGTCCCGCAGCAACCTGCTCAAGTGCGCCATCCACGGCGAGGACCCCAACTGGGGCCGGGTGCTGTCCGCGGTCGGCACCACGTCCGCCGCCTTCGAGCCGGACGAGCTGAACGTCGCGATCAACGGCGTGTGGGTCTGCCGGAACGGCTCCGTCGGCGAGGACCGCGACCTGGTCGACATGCGCTTCCGCGAGGTCTCCATCACCGTCGACCTCGCCGCCGGCACGGAGTCCGCCGTGGTCTGGACGAACGACCTCACGGCCGACTACGTCCACGAGAACAGCGCGTACAGCTCATGA
- a CDS encoding RNA polymerase sigma factor, with amino-acid sequence MDVAEAVAEAHRREWAFVLASTVRVCRDLDMAEECVQDAYAKALVAWAENGVPGRPAAWLTTAARNRAVDLIRRAALERRSLPLLADDGAVVAGPGEDADPADERLRLVFTCCHPALAPQAQVALTLRLICGLTTAQVARAFLVSETTMAARITRAKKKIAEARIPYRIPDAEELPERIDAVLTVVDLLFATGHTAPSGPDLVLVDLVEHATALARMLRLLLPSDAEVAGLLALVLLTDARRAARVDAAGRPVLLADQDRGRWNRESIAEGLVLVRAGLRRSPPGPFALRAAIAAVHAEAPSWEDTDWAEIVGLYDLLMRRRPTPVAALNRAVAVGFAHGPEAGLAALDELTHEPALAAYPYLGVARADLLRRLGRAEQACSAYEEALLFTENEVERAFLLDRIAELR; translated from the coding sequence GTGGACGTCGCCGAGGCCGTCGCGGAGGCCCACCGCCGGGAGTGGGCGTTCGTGCTGGCCTCGACCGTACGCGTGTGCCGGGACCTGGACATGGCCGAGGAGTGCGTCCAGGACGCCTACGCCAAGGCCCTGGTCGCCTGGGCGGAGAACGGCGTGCCCGGGCGGCCCGCCGCCTGGCTCACCACCGCCGCCCGGAACCGGGCCGTGGACCTGATCCGGCGCGCCGCGCTGGAGCGCCGGAGCCTGCCGCTGCTCGCCGACGACGGGGCCGTGGTGGCCGGGCCGGGCGAGGACGCGGACCCCGCGGACGAGCGGCTGCGCCTGGTCTTCACCTGCTGCCACCCCGCCCTGGCCCCGCAGGCGCAGGTCGCCCTGACCCTGCGGCTCATCTGCGGCCTGACCACCGCTCAGGTCGCCCGGGCCTTCCTGGTCAGCGAGACGACCATGGCGGCCCGGATCACCCGGGCGAAGAAGAAGATAGCCGAGGCGCGCATCCCCTATCGCATCCCCGACGCCGAGGAGCTGCCCGAACGGATCGACGCGGTACTCACCGTGGTGGACCTGCTGTTCGCGACCGGGCACACCGCGCCGAGCGGCCCCGACCTCGTCCTCGTCGACCTGGTCGAACACGCCACGGCACTGGCCCGGATGCTCAGGCTGCTGCTCCCCAGCGACGCCGAGGTGGCCGGGCTGCTCGCGCTGGTCCTGCTCACCGACGCCCGCCGCGCGGCCCGGGTCGACGCCGCCGGCCGCCCCGTACTCCTCGCCGACCAGGACCGCGGCCGCTGGAACCGCGAGTCGATCGCCGAGGGGCTCGTCCTGGTGCGTGCGGGGCTGCGGCGCAGTCCGCCCGGCCCGTTCGCGCTGCGCGCCGCGATCGCCGCCGTGCACGCCGAGGCGCCGTCCTGGGAGGACACCGACTGGGCGGAGATCGTCGGGCTCTACGACCTGCTGATGCGGCGCCGGCCGACCCCGGTCGCGGCTCTCAACCGGGCGGTCGCGGTGGGGTTCGCGCACGGACCCGAGGCGGGGCTGGCCGCGCTGGACGAGCTGACGCACGAGCCGGCGCTGGCCGCGTACCCCTACCTCGGGGTGGCCAGGGCCGACCTGCTGCGCAGGCTCGGCCGGGCGGAACAGGCGTGCTCGGCGTACGAGGAGGCGCTGCTGTTCACCGAGAACGAGGTGGAGCGGGCGTTCCTGCTCGACCGGATCGCGGAACTGAGATGA
- the argB gene encoding acetylglutamate kinase, which yields MSGLTDPEPESGADAVTDPAQDPAATLATALCAPAGADPAAEPAGCARPGARRRDTALLKAGVLVEALPWLTRHNGKIVVVKFGGNAMVDEELKAAFAQDIVFLRQAGLRPVVVHGGGPQISAQLDRHGLVSEFRAGLRVTTPEAMDVVRMVLAGQVQRELVGLLNQHGPLAVGLTGEDARTISAVKHRPVIDGEPVDIGRVGEITAIDTGAIEALLDDGRIPVVSSIARAADDGHVYNVNADTAAAALAAALGAMTLMVLTDVEGLYEDWPNSDEVISRLTAGELEKLLPELSSGMVPKMEGCLYAVRNGVATARVIDGRVRHAILLEIFTDEGVGTMVVPDPPEDAAAAPAGQTTTTEGATL from the coding sequence ATGAGCGGCCTGACCGACCCCGAACCCGAATCCGGAGCGGACGCAGTGACGGACCCCGCGCAGGACCCCGCCGCCACACTGGCCACGGCCCTCTGCGCCCCCGCCGGCGCCGACCCGGCCGCCGAACCGGCGGGCTGTGCCCGCCCCGGCGCCCGGCGCAGGGACACCGCGCTGCTGAAGGCCGGCGTGCTGGTCGAGGCCCTGCCGTGGCTCACCCGGCACAACGGCAAGATCGTGGTCGTCAAGTTCGGCGGCAACGCCATGGTGGACGAGGAGCTGAAGGCCGCCTTCGCCCAGGACATCGTCTTCCTGCGGCAGGCAGGGCTGCGCCCGGTCGTGGTGCACGGCGGCGGCCCGCAGATCAGCGCCCAGCTCGACCGGCACGGCCTGGTCAGCGAGTTCCGGGCCGGCCTGCGGGTGACCACGCCCGAGGCGATGGACGTGGTGCGGATGGTGCTCGCCGGGCAGGTCCAGCGCGAGCTGGTCGGCCTGCTCAACCAGCACGGGCCGCTCGCGGTCGGGCTCACCGGCGAGGACGCCCGCACCATCAGCGCCGTCAAGCACCGCCCGGTCATCGACGGCGAGCCGGTCGACATCGGCCGGGTGGGCGAGATCACCGCCATCGACACCGGCGCCATCGAGGCGCTGCTCGACGACGGCCGCATCCCGGTGGTGTCCTCCATCGCCCGCGCCGCCGACGACGGCCACGTCTACAACGTCAACGCCGACACCGCCGCCGCCGCGCTGGCCGCGGCCCTGGGCGCGATGACGCTGATGGTGCTCACCGACGTCGAGGGCCTGTACGAGGACTGGCCCAACAGCGACGAGGTGATCAGCAGGCTCACCGCGGGCGAGCTGGAGAAGCTGCTGCCGGAGCTGTCCAGCGGCATGGTGCCCAAGATGGAGGGCTGCCTGTACGCCGTCCGCAACGGCGTGGCCACCGCCAGGGTGATCGACGGCCGGGTGCGGCACGCGATCCTGCTGGAGATCTTCACCGACGAGGGCGTGGGCACGATGGTCGTGCCCGACCCGCCGGAGGACGCCGCCGCGGCGCCCGCCGGCCAGACCACCACCACGGAAGGGGCCACCCTGTGA
- the argH gene encoding argininosuccinate lyase encodes MSTETTENTGSAGTAGGKLWGGRFADGPSAALEKLSASIHFDMRLTPYDIAGSRAHARALHTAGLLTEAELVEMTAGLDTLEADTAAGAFTATIADEDVHTALERGLMERVGPVLGGKLRAGRSRNDQIATLFRMYLRDHARIIGGLLADLQDALVGLAEAHPAAPMPGRTHLQHAQPVLFAHHVLAHAQALSRDAERLRQWDERTAVSPYGSGALAGSSLGLDPQAVAGDLGFEHGSVGNSIDGTASRDFAAEFAFVTAMIGINVSRIAEEIIIWNTKEFSFVTLHDAFSTGSSIMPQKKNPDIAELARGKSGRLIGNLTGLMATLKALPLAYNRDLQEDKEPVFDSCDQLEVLLPAFTGMLATLTVHEERMAELAPAGFSLATDIAEWLVRQGVPFRVAHEVAGECVKVCEAEGIELDQLTDEQFAKISAHLTPGVREVLNVPGALAARSGRGGTAPSAVATQLAEVRANLAAQHTWASARTLVGGQN; translated from the coding sequence GTGAGCACCGAGACCACCGAGAACACCGGCAGCGCCGGCACCGCGGGCGGCAAGCTGTGGGGCGGACGGTTCGCCGACGGCCCCTCCGCCGCCCTGGAGAAGCTCTCCGCCTCCATCCACTTCGACATGCGGCTCACCCCGTACGACATCGCCGGCTCCCGGGCCCACGCCCGGGCGCTGCACACGGCGGGGCTGCTGACCGAGGCCGAACTCGTCGAGATGACGGCCGGGTTGGACACGCTGGAGGCCGACACGGCGGCCGGCGCGTTCACCGCGACCATCGCCGACGAGGACGTGCACACGGCGCTGGAGCGCGGCCTGATGGAGCGGGTCGGCCCCGTCCTCGGCGGGAAGCTGCGGGCCGGCCGGTCGCGCAACGACCAGATCGCCACGCTCTTCCGGATGTACCTGCGCGACCACGCCCGGATCATCGGCGGCCTGCTCGCCGACCTCCAGGACGCGCTGGTCGGGCTGGCCGAGGCGCACCCCGCGGCCCCGATGCCGGGCCGCACCCACCTCCAGCACGCCCAGCCGGTGCTCTTCGCGCACCACGTGCTCGCCCACGCCCAGGCACTGTCCCGGGACGCCGAGCGGCTGCGCCAGTGGGACGAGCGCACCGCCGTCTCGCCCTACGGCTCCGGCGCGCTGGCCGGCTCCTCGCTCGGCCTGGACCCGCAGGCGGTCGCCGGCGACCTCGGCTTCGAGCACGGCAGCGTCGGCAACTCCATCGACGGCACCGCCTCGCGCGACTTCGCCGCCGAGTTCGCCTTCGTCACCGCGATGATCGGGATCAACGTCTCCAGGATCGCCGAGGAGATCATCATCTGGAACACGAAGGAGTTCTCCTTCGTGACCCTGCACGACGCCTTCTCCACCGGCTCGTCGATCATGCCGCAGAAGAAGAACCCCGACATCGCCGAGCTGGCGCGCGGCAAGTCCGGCCGGCTGATCGGCAACCTGACCGGGCTGATGGCCACCCTCAAGGCGCTGCCGCTGGCCTACAACCGGGACCTCCAGGAGGACAAGGAGCCGGTCTTCGACTCCTGCGACCAGTTGGAGGTGCTGCTGCCGGCCTTCACCGGCATGCTGGCCACCCTCACCGTCCACGAGGAGCGGATGGCGGAGCTGGCCCCGGCCGGCTTCTCGCTCGCCACGGACATCGCCGAGTGGCTGGTGCGGCAGGGTGTGCCCTTCCGGGTCGCGCACGAGGTGGCCGGCGAGTGCGTCAAGGTCTGCGAGGCCGAGGGGATCGAGCTGGACCAGCTCACCGACGAGCAGTTCGCGAAGATCTCCGCGCACCTGACGCCCGGTGTGCGCGAGGTGCTCAACGTGCCCGGCGCGCTCGCCGCCCGCAGCGGACGCGGCGGCACCGCCCCGAGCGCCGTCGCCACCCAGCTCGCCGAGGTGCGGGCGAACCTGGCCGCCCAGCACACCTGGGCGTCGGCCCGGACCCTCGTCGGCGGGCAGAACTAG
- a CDS encoding acyl-CoA dehydrogenase family protein: MQSTAIPTHAELVERARALVPLLREQAVRAEQEARLTDEVVAALTEAGIFRMRLPARFGGYECDTATLVDVSIELGRGDGSVAFDVVAWWIMSWNIGQFADEAQEEVFADPDVRICGTLAPTATATPTEGGLLVSGSWAFNSGAAHSSWKLLSAILPTPDGGALPIMALAPIDRFDVVEDWRVSGLRGTGSVTLNGRDVFVPDGFHIPIPAMLQQQYATKLNADSPMYRAPVVGAVGAATCGKLIGLARAAQEDFLERASKRPITNTTYERQLDAPVTHLEVAEAALLTDEAEFHARKLASMVDGKAAAGQEWTLQERAYARVAVGRVCQLTARAVDLIAGASGASSIYSDQLVQRIRRDVQAINIHALNLPSTNLELYGRVLCGLEPNTFFV, encoded by the coding sequence GTGCAGAGCACTGCCATACCCACCCATGCCGAACTGGTGGAGCGGGCCAGGGCCCTGGTGCCGCTGCTGCGTGAGCAGGCGGTCCGGGCCGAGCAGGAGGCGCGGCTCACCGACGAGGTGGTCGCCGCGCTGACCGAGGCCGGGATCTTCCGCATGCGCCTCCCCGCGCGCTTCGGCGGCTACGAGTGCGACACCGCGACGCTGGTGGACGTGAGCATCGAACTCGGCCGCGGCGACGGCTCCGTGGCCTTCGACGTCGTCGCCTGGTGGATCATGTCCTGGAACATCGGCCAGTTCGCGGACGAGGCGCAGGAGGAGGTCTTCGCCGACCCGGACGTGCGCATCTGCGGCACCCTGGCCCCGACCGCCACGGCCACGCCCACCGAGGGCGGACTGCTGGTCAGCGGTTCCTGGGCGTTCAACAGCGGTGCCGCGCACAGCTCCTGGAAGCTGCTGTCGGCGATCCTGCCCACCCCCGACGGGGGCGCGCTGCCGATCATGGCCCTGGCGCCGATCGACCGGTTCGACGTCGTCGAGGACTGGCGGGTCTCCGGCCTGCGCGGCACCGGCAGCGTCACCCTCAACGGCCGCGACGTGTTCGTGCCGGACGGGTTCCACATCCCCATCCCGGCGATGCTCCAGCAGCAGTACGCGACGAAGCTCAACGCCGACTCGCCGATGTACCGGGCACCGGTGGTCGGCGCCGTCGGCGCCGCGACCTGCGGCAAGCTCATCGGCCTGGCCCGCGCGGCCCAGGAGGACTTCCTGGAGCGCGCGTCCAAGCGCCCCATCACCAACACCACCTACGAGCGGCAGCTCGACGCGCCGGTCACCCACCTGGAGGTGGCCGAGGCGGCACTGCTGACCGACGAGGCCGAGTTCCACGCCCGGAAGCTCGCCTCGATGGTCGACGGCAAGGCGGCGGCCGGGCAGGAGTGGACGCTCCAGGAGCGCGCGTACGCCCGGGTGGCCGTCGGGCGGGTGTGCCAGCTGACCGCGCGGGCCGTGGACCTGATCGCCGGGGCCTCCGGCGCCTCCTCCATCTACTCCGACCAGCTAGTCCAGCGGATCCGCCGCGACGTCCAGGCCATCAACATCCACGCGCTCAACCTGCCCAGCACCAACCTCGAACTGTACGGGCGGGTGCTGTGCGGGCTTGAGCCGAACACCTTCTTCGTCTGA
- a CDS encoding FAD-dependent oxidoreductase: protein MTAHIGHRAVVLGGGIAGLFAARVLSEAYREVIVVDRDTLTGAYSPRSAVPQGHHIHALLARGQQVMDELFPGITEELIACGVPVGDFGTSLSWYFNGQMMRKKETGLVCVAAGRARLEAHLRERVAALPGVALLERTDILGLATAGRERIVGVRVQSQTPGSAERTLEADLVVDGTGRGSRTPRWLEDLGFGTVPQQRVTMDLTYTSCDFEGPLAFDPIGEDIALIPVATPALPRGAIFARMPDRYSLSLTGILGDKPPTDLEGFLRYARTLPVPEIYAALKDAVPMGEPHTFHFPASIRRHYELLPDLPEGLIVLGDAACTFNPVYAQGMTVAALGAALLAEHVRTGTPPKPTAFQQDLARVIDAPWTMAAGADLGFPGVQGLRTPEVRMGNGYIPKLQAAAAADAELSEAFLRAAGMIDPPQALMSPQIMGRVFAAR from the coding sequence ATGACAGCACACATCGGCCACCGCGCAGTCGTGCTGGGCGGAGGGATCGCGGGGCTGTTCGCCGCGCGCGTCCTCTCCGAGGCGTACCGCGAGGTGATCGTCGTCGACCGCGACACCCTCACCGGCGCCTACAGTCCGCGCTCCGCCGTCCCGCAGGGCCACCACATCCACGCGCTGCTCGCCCGCGGGCAGCAGGTCATGGACGAGCTGTTCCCCGGCATCACCGAGGAGCTGATCGCCTGCGGCGTGCCCGTCGGCGACTTCGGCACCAGCCTCAGCTGGTACTTCAACGGGCAGATGATGCGGAAGAAGGAGACCGGCCTGGTCTGCGTGGCCGCGGGCCGCGCCCGGCTGGAGGCACACCTGCGCGAGCGGGTCGCGGCGCTGCCCGGCGTCGCGCTGCTGGAGCGCACCGACATCCTCGGCCTGGCGACGGCCGGGCGGGAGCGGATCGTCGGCGTGCGGGTGCAGAGCCAGACGCCGGGGTCGGCCGAGCGCACGCTGGAGGCCGACCTGGTGGTCGACGGCACCGGCCGCGGCTCGCGCACCCCCCGGTGGCTGGAGGACCTCGGCTTCGGCACCGTGCCGCAGCAGCGCGTCACCATGGACCTGACCTACACCTCGTGCGACTTCGAGGGGCCGCTGGCCTTCGACCCGATCGGCGAGGACATCGCGCTGATACCCGTGGCCACCCCGGCCCTGCCGCGCGGGGCGATCTTCGCCCGGATGCCGGACCGCTACTCGCTCTCGCTCACCGGCATCCTCGGCGACAAGCCGCCGACGGACCTGGAGGGCTTCCTGCGCTACGCCAGGACCCTTCCGGTACCGGAGATCTACGCGGCGCTCAAGGACGCGGTGCCGATGGGCGAGCCGCATACCTTCCACTTCCCGGCCAGCATCCGCCGCCACTACGAGCTGCTGCCCGACCTGCCCGAGGGCCTGATCGTGCTCGGCGACGCCGCGTGCACCTTCAACCCGGTCTACGCCCAGGGCATGACCGTCGCCGCGCTCGGCGCCGCACTGCTCGCCGAGCACGTGCGGACCGGCACGCCGCCCAAGCCCACCGCGTTCCAGCAGGACCTGGCCCGGGTGATCGACGCGCCGTGGACGATGGCCGCGGGCGCCGACCTCGGCTTCCCCGGGGTCCAGGGGCTGCGCACCCCCGAGGTCCGGATGGGCAACGGCTACATCCCCAAGCTGCAGGCCGCCGCGGCGGCCGACGCGGAGCTGTCCGAGGCGTTCCTGCGCGCGGCCGGCATGATCGACCCGCCGCAGGCGCTGATGAGCCCGCAGATCATGGGCCGGGTCTTCGCCGCCCGCTGA
- a CDS encoding acetylornithine transaminase has product MTGESATSTGGNEALAGRWQGALMDNYGLPRLPLVRGEGARFWDADGRVYLDFLGGVAANSLGTAHPAVVEAVSRQVASLGHVSNHFIAEPTVRLAERLLDLFGGRPGRVFFCNSGAEANEAAFKLARLTGRPHVVSTEGAFHGRTMGALALTGQPGKRAAFEPMPAGVTYVPFGDVEALRAAVTTDTAAVVLEPIQGENGVVVPPQGYLTAAREITAATGTLLILDEIQTGIGRTGHWLAAMAEGVQADVVTLAKGLGGGLPIGATVAFGAAAELFGPGSHGSTFGGNPVSCAAALAVLDTIEAEELLGHVQRQGDKLRKGITEIGHPLVDHVRGSGLLIGIVLTEPLSAQVQQAAQDAGFLVNAAVPGAVRLAPPLVVGDAETDALLAALPGVLDEVYRAAHAEPAGQ; this is encoded by the coding sequence GTGACCGGCGAGAGCGCGACCAGCACCGGCGGCAACGAGGCACTGGCCGGGCGCTGGCAGGGCGCCCTGATGGACAACTACGGCCTGCCCCGGCTGCCCCTGGTGCGCGGCGAGGGCGCCCGCTTCTGGGACGCCGACGGCCGGGTCTACCTGGACTTCCTCGGCGGCGTCGCGGCCAACTCGCTGGGCACCGCGCACCCCGCGGTGGTCGAGGCGGTGTCCCGCCAGGTCGCCTCGCTCGGCCACGTCTCCAACCACTTCATCGCCGAGCCGACCGTCCGGCTCGCCGAGCGGCTGCTGGACCTGTTCGGCGGGCGCCCCGGCCGGGTGTTCTTCTGCAACTCCGGCGCCGAGGCCAACGAGGCCGCGTTCAAGCTGGCCCGGCTCACCGGCCGGCCGCACGTGGTGTCCACCGAGGGCGCCTTCCACGGCCGCACCATGGGCGCGCTGGCCCTCACCGGCCAGCCCGGCAAGCGCGCCGCGTTCGAGCCGATGCCGGCCGGCGTGACCTACGTGCCGTTCGGCGACGTCGAGGCGCTGCGGGCGGCCGTCACCACCGACACCGCGGCCGTCGTGCTGGAGCCCATCCAGGGCGAGAACGGCGTCGTCGTCCCGCCGCAGGGGTACCTCACGGCCGCCCGGGAGATCACCGCCGCCACCGGCACCCTGCTGATCCTGGACGAGATCCAGACCGGCATCGGGCGCACCGGCCACTGGCTGGCCGCCATGGCCGAGGGCGTGCAGGCGGACGTGGTCACCCTCGCCAAGGGCCTGGGCGGCGGCCTGCCGATCGGCGCCACGGTGGCGTTCGGCGCGGCGGCCGAGCTGTTCGGGCCCGGCTCGCACGGCAGCACCTTCGGCGGCAACCCCGTCTCGTGCGCCGCCGCGCTCGCCGTGCTGGACACCATCGAGGCCGAGGAGCTGCTCGGCCACGTCCAGCGGCAGGGCGACAAGCTGCGCAAGGGCATCACCGAGATCGGACACCCCCTGGTCGATCATGTGCGCGGTTCTGGACTGCTGATCGGTATCGTGCTCACCGAGCCGCTGTCCGCGCAGGTCCAGCAGGCGGCTCAGGACGCCGGGTTCCTGGTGAACGCGGCGGTGCCGGGTGCCGTGCGGCTCGCCCCGCCGCTGGTGGTCGGCGACGCCGAGACCGACGCGCTGCTCGCGGCGCTGCCCGGGGTGCTGGACGAGGTGTACCGGGCGGCGCACGCCGAGCCGGCAGGACAGTGA